From the Cryptosporangium phraense genome, the window AGCAACCCTCGCAGATGTTCAGCATCACGAGGGCCGCGTAGAGGCCGACGTAACCGATCAGCGTCAGCCGTGCGGCCCGGCGACCCTGGGCGATCAGGACGGCCGGTAAGCCGAGCACGATGAGCAGGTCACCGGCGAGCGCGATGCCGTACAGCGGTGTCCACAGCGGATCGTCGTACCGGGCGTCGCCGGAGCCACCGACGAACAGGAGCCCGGCCAGGTAGCCGAGGCTGGCCACGGCACTCCCCACGAGCAGGGTGAGGCCGGCCAGACGAGCGCGGTCGAGGGGCATGGGATCCTCCGAACTCGGTCACCGCGGCCCTGACTGGCGCGGCGCTGACCAAAGGTTGGTGCTCGACCGTGGACCAAGGCGTCCAGCGCGAGGCATGCACCCGAGAGCCGGAGGTCGGGTCAGAACGTCGTCGACGTGCGACCTGAGAAGGGCGACCATGCTCCTCAGGTACGACGCCCTGAGTAGGGACCAGCGGTTACCGTCGGCCTCCGAGCCGACGAGGGGGGCCGATGCCGAGCTACTTACGCCACGACGTCGCCCTTGCTGCGATCGTCACCGCCTTCGCCCAGCTGGATCTGCGGCTGAACCTCGACAACTCGCAGCATTACGGCTCGCAGCTGGTCTCCGCGCTGGTGACCCTGGTGATCACCGGCGTGCTGGTCTTCCGGCGCCGCGCCCCGGTCGCAACGGCAGTCACGGTCGCGGTCGCGGTGGCCGGGCCGGAGCTGTTCACGCAGCTGACGTTCCAGCTCTGGGGCGACTTCCTGCCGATCCTGATCGCCGCCTACTCGGTGGCCCGCTACGCGGACCGGAAGGGCGCGCTGATCGGCGCCGGCGCCGCCGCGCTGGCCCTGGCCGTGTGCATGCTGCGGCTTCCCGCGCTGCGCACGGTGGAGAACCTGCCGTTCGCGATCGTCCCCTACCTCGTGTCGGTCGTGGCCGGACGTGGGATCAGACACCGGCAACGTCAACATGACGCCGAGCGGGGGCGGGCCGAACGGCTGGCGGCCGAACGCGAGGAGTCGATCCGGGCGGCGCTGGCCGAAGAGCGCGGCCGGATCGCTCGCGAGTTGCACGACATCGTCGCGCACTGCGTCAGCGTGATGGTCGTGCAGGCCGGCGCGGCGGAGGATCTCCTCGACCGCGACCCGGAGGCCGCGCGGGCGCCGTTGCGTTCGGTGCAGGAGACCGGCCGTGACGCCGTCGGCGAGCTGAGCCGGATGTTGGGCCTGCTCCGCCGCGCTGACCTGGGGATGGCCGCGACCCTGGCCCCGCAACCAGGCATCGCGGAGCTGTCCGCGCTGGTCGAGCAGGTCCGTGCGGCGGGCCTGCCGGTTCAGATGACCGTCGACGGAGAGCCGCGCCCGTTGCCGCCCGGCGTCGAACTGACCGCCTACCGGGTCGTCCAGGAGGCGCTGACCAACACGTTGAAGCACGGCGGACCGGCCCGCGCCTCGGTTGCGGTGTGCTACGCCGACGAAACGCTGACGATCGAGGTGATCGACACGGGCAGGTCCGGCTCGACCGGCTCCGAACCGGTGGTCGGGACCGGGCACGGGCTGCTGGGCATGCGCGAACGAGTTGGCCTCTACGACGGTGAACTGACGGCCGGCCCGCGCTCCGAGGGCGGCTTCGGAGTCAAGGTGGAGCTACCCCTGGAGGCGGCGCGATGATCCGCGTGCTGCTGGTGGACGACCAGGCGCTGGTCCGAGGCGGCTTCCGCTCGATCCTCGCCGGTCAGGACGACATCGTCGTGGTGGGCGAGGCAGCCGACGGCGCGGAGGCGATCGAGCAGGCGCTGCTCACCTCCCCGGACGTCGTCGTGATGGACATCCGAATGCCCCGGTTGGATGGCATCGAGGCCACCCGGCGGCTGTTCAGCGATGCCCGCTTGACCGCCCATGTGCTCATGCTCACCACGTTTGACCTGGACGAGTACGTCTACGCGGCGCTCCGCGCGGGAGCCAGCGGCTTCCTGCTCAAGAGCGCGCCACCGCGGGAGTTGGCCGGCGCGATCCGGACCGTCGCGGCCGGCGACTCGCTGCTCGCCCCGGAGATCACCCGACGGATGATCGAGGAGTACGTGCGCCGGCCGCGTCCCGGCACCCGCCCGGACGTCGAGCGGGCCCTGGATCGGCTGACTTCGCGCGAGCGGGAGGTGCTCGGCCTGATCGCCGGCGGCCGCTCCAACGCGGAGATCGCGGCGGTGCTGTTCCTCAGCGAGCCGACCGTCAAGACGCACGTCACCCGGATTCTGGCGAAACTGGGCCTGCGCGACCGGGTGCAAGCCGTGGTCTTCGCCTACGAGTGCGGCCTCGTCCGCCCCGGCTCAGAAACCTGCTAGCGGTGTCCGTCGTCGGTCAGGCGTAGTCGGGGAGTTCGAGGCCATTGATCGCTCGGTCGATCAGGTCCATGTCCCACTCCTCCGGGCCGAGCGCGTCCGAGCGGGAGACGTCGAGACTGCGGGCGTGCAGCCGCCCGATCTCCTGGTTGGCCTCGACGAACGGGCGCATCCGCTGTTCGTAGGCGGCGAACCCCTTCTCCGCGTCCCACCCGGCGGCGGCCAGCTCCCCGGCCAGCAGATAGGCCCCCACCAGCGCCAGCCCGGTCCCCGCCCCCGACAACGGCGACGAACAGAACGCCGCGTCGCCGAGCAGGCCGACCCGGCCCGACGACCAGCGATCCATCACCACCTGGGCGACCTGGTCCAGATAGAAGTCCGGGGTGTCGTCCAAGTGCGCGAGGATCCGCGGAGCCAGCCAGCCCAGCCCGGCCGTCTGATCGCGCAGCAGACGCTTCTGCGCCGGGACGTCCCGATAGTCGATCTCGCTGGCGTCGGAGAGGAACGAGAACATCGCCATCGCGCGGGTGGCGTCCTGGATCGGCCGCAGGCCGGCCGACCGGCCGGTCTCGGCCTCCTGGTAGTCGATCAGCCAGCGGTCCAGCCCGAACTCGTTGGGCACCGTGTAGAACGCCATCATGCGGCCCAGATGGCGGACGAACCGCTCCCGCGGCCCGAAGACCATCGCCCGCAGCGAGGAGTGCAGCCCGTCGGCCCCGATGACCAGGTCGAAGCGGCGGCGGTCGCCGCCGGCCAGAACCACGTCGACCCCGTCGGCGTCCTGACCGAGCTCGGCGATCCGGTCACCGAAGACGTATTCGACGCCGTCGTGGGTGTCCTCGTACAGCACCCGGGAC encodes:
- a CDS encoding sensor histidine kinase: MPSYLRHDVALAAIVTAFAQLDLRLNLDNSQHYGSQLVSALVTLVITGVLVFRRRAPVATAVTVAVAVAGPELFTQLTFQLWGDFLPILIAAYSVARYADRKGALIGAGAAALALAVCMLRLPALRTVENLPFAIVPYLVSVVAGRGIRHRQRQHDAERGRAERLAAEREESIRAALAEERGRIARELHDIVAHCVSVMVVQAGAAEDLLDRDPEAARAPLRSVQETGRDAVGELSRMLGLLRRADLGMAATLAPQPGIAELSALVEQVRAAGLPVQMTVDGEPRPLPPGVELTAYRVVQEALTNTLKHGGPARASVAVCYADETLTIEVIDTGRSGSTGSEPVVGTGHGLLGMRERVGLYDGELTAGPRSEGGFGVKVELPLEAAR
- a CDS encoding response regulator, translated to MIRVLLVDDQALVRGGFRSILAGQDDIVVVGEAADGAEAIEQALLTSPDVVVMDIRMPRLDGIEATRRLFSDARLTAHVLMLTTFDLDEYVYAALRAGASGFLLKSAPPRELAGAIRTVAAGDSLLAPEITRRMIEEYVRRPRPGTRPDVERALDRLTSREREVLGLIAGGRSNAEIAAVLFLSEPTVKTHVTRILAKLGLRDRVQAVVFAYECGLVRPGSETC
- a CDS encoding FAD-dependent monooxygenase — encoded protein: MSNARVLVAGASIAGPALAHWLRRRGADVTVVERAPELRPGGQAVDARGVAREVVRRMGLDEAVRAARTDTAGAYIVDADGQVLETFRADDDGGDGFIAEIEILRGDLSRVLYEDTHDGVEYVFGDRIAELGQDADGVDVVLAGGDRRRFDLVIGADGLHSSLRAMVFGPRERFVRHLGRMMAFYTVPNEFGLDRWLIDYQEAETGRSAGLRPIQDATRAMAMFSFLSDASEIDYRDVPAQKRLLRDQTAGLGWLAPRILAHLDDTPDFYLDQVAQVVMDRWSSGRVGLLGDAAFCSSPLSGAGTGLALVGAYLLAGELAAAGWDAEKGFAAYEQRMRPFVEANQEIGRLHARSLDVSRSDALGPEEWDMDLIDRAINGLELPDYA